A stretch of Chromatiales bacterium 21-64-14 DNA encodes these proteins:
- a CDS encoding glutamine--fructose-6-phosphate transaminase (isomerizing), producing the protein MCGIVGAVAQRDVAPILLEGLKRLEYRGYDSAGIAVLGPVSGIERIRTAGKVRQLEDALSRDPLPGVTGIAHTRWATHGAPSERNAHPHISCDSIAVVHNGIIENYEALRTRQREAGYRFDSDTDSEVIAHQIHLYLSQSMDLLAAVRAAVADLEGAYALGVICTTLPGELVAARRGSPLVIGIGIGEHFIASDVFALLPVTQRFLFLEDGDVAHLTRDKVTVCDAAGASVSRAERISELSVDSVERGEYRHYMLKEIFEQPRAISDTLEGRISSQRVLDAAFGPGAEGIFDTVRGVQIVACGTSYHAGLVARYWMESIAGLPCAVEVASEFRYRRTVVPPGTLFVTLSQSGETADTLAALRAAQQLDYVQTLAICNAPESSLVRESGLTLMTHAGPEIGVASTKAFTTQLTALLLLVVCLARRQGLSGRDEAHLVSELRGLPGRIDAVLGLNGEIEAIADEFADKHNALFLGRGAQYPVAMEGALKLKEISYIHAEAYPAGELKHGPLALVDASMPVIAVAPNNQLLEKLKSNLQEVRARGGQLYVFADEHTGLNREPGTRVLPVAPTGDVIAPIVFTVPLQLLAYHVAVLKGTDVDQPRNLAKSVTVE; encoded by the coding sequence ATGTGTGGAATCGTTGGTGCGGTGGCGCAGCGGGATGTGGCGCCCATTCTGTTGGAAGGGCTGAAGCGGCTCGAATACCGGGGCTACGACTCCGCGGGCATCGCGGTGTTGGGCCCGGTATCGGGAATCGAGCGCATCCGTACTGCGGGTAAGGTTCGTCAGTTGGAAGACGCCCTGAGCCGCGACCCGCTGCCTGGCGTCACCGGCATCGCCCATACCCGCTGGGCCACCCATGGCGCGCCCAGCGAGCGCAACGCCCATCCGCACATCAGCTGCGACAGCATCGCCGTGGTACACAACGGCATCATCGAGAATTACGAGGCCCTGCGGACCCGGCAGCGGGAGGCAGGCTACCGCTTCGATTCCGACACCGATTCCGAAGTCATCGCGCACCAGATTCATCTCTATCTAAGCCAGAGCATGGACTTGCTGGCGGCGGTGCGCGCGGCGGTGGCGGACCTGGAGGGTGCCTACGCATTGGGTGTGATCTGCACCACCCTGCCTGGCGAATTGGTGGCCGCACGCCGCGGCAGTCCGCTGGTAATCGGTATCGGCATCGGCGAGCATTTCATCGCCTCTGATGTTTTCGCGCTGTTACCGGTGACCCAACGTTTCCTGTTCCTGGAGGACGGGGACGTGGCCCATCTCACCCGCGACAAGGTGACGGTGTGCGACGCGGCTGGCGCTTCGGTAAGCAGAGCCGAGCGGATCTCGGAGCTGTCCGTGGACAGCGTCGAGCGCGGCGAGTACCGGCACTACATGCTCAAAGAGATCTTCGAGCAGCCGCGCGCCATCTCCGACACCCTGGAAGGGCGCATCTCGAGCCAGCGGGTGCTGGACGCCGCTTTCGGACCTGGCGCCGAGGGCATCTTCGATACGGTGCGCGGTGTGCAGATCGTGGCCTGTGGTACCAGCTACCATGCCGGCCTGGTGGCCCGCTACTGGATGGAATCCATCGCCGGACTCCCCTGCGCCGTGGAAGTGGCCAGCGAGTTCCGTTACCGCAGGACCGTAGTCCCCCCGGGCACCCTGTTCGTGACCTTGTCGCAATCCGGCGAGACCGCAGACACCCTGGCGGCGCTGCGCGCCGCGCAACAACTGGATTACGTCCAGACCCTCGCCATCTGCAACGCGCCCGAGAGTTCCCTGGTGCGCGAATCGGGCCTGACCCTGATGACCCATGCCGGCCCCGAGATCGGGGTAGCCTCTACCAAGGCCTTCACCACCCAGTTGACTGCGCTGCTCCTGCTGGTGGTCTGCCTGGCCCGCCGCCAGGGCCTGTCGGGACGCGACGAGGCGCACCTGGTATCCGAACTGCGTGGCCTTCCCGGGCGTATCGACGCGGTCCTGGGTCTCAATGGCGAGATCGAGGCCATCGCTGACGAATTCGCGGACAAGCACAACGCGCTATTTCTGGGGCGTGGTGCCCAGTATCCGGTGGCCATGGAGGGGGCCCTGAAGCTGAAGGAAATCTCCTATATCCATGCCGAGGCCTACCCGGCGGGCGAACTCAAGCACGGACCTCTGGCCCTGGTGGACGCCAGCATGCCAGTGATCGCTGTGGCACCTAACAACCAGTTGCTGGAGAAATTGAAGTCCAATCTCCAGGAGGTCCGCGCCCGCGGCGGCCAGCTCTACGTATTCGCCGACGAGCACACCGGCCTGAATCGCGAGCCCGGGACCCGTGTCCTACCGGTCGCCCCGACCGGCGACGTGATTGCACCCATCGTGTTTACCGTTCCACTCCAACTTCTGGCCTACCATGTGGCGGTGCTC